Within the Leptospira ryugenii genome, the region AATCGACATTATCTAGCTGTTCTTGCAATGGCAGAATACTATCTAAAAGTTCAAAACTATGAGCAAGCATCTGCACTTTTAAAAGAAGCGGAAAGTAGATTGGATGCACATAGACATGAGTTTGGTGAAAGAGAAGAAGACGAAACACTTTTGGAAGGTAAACCAGGCCGTATCGATTATAACTTTGGTAAAATTGCCTATTTGGAATCTGCGGGTATCAACAAATCAGATAATCTCCGAGACTTTCCAGGTAAAAAAATCTATCCTGAGAGAAGTTTGGGTAAACTCTCTGTAGAGGAAGCCGAAAGAAGAAAAGGTCTTCTGATTGCAAAAGAGAAATTTGAATCGGCACTCTCACCAGATAAAGGCTTGCAGAAGGATGAACAATTGCTTAGAGAGGTGCACTTCTTTTTAGGCTGGATTGAGTACAACCAAAATGAATTTGCGCAAGCCCTGGATCATTGGTCCCAACTCCCAGAAGAAGATATCTACAACAATCCGACAGTACTTCTAGGAAAAGGAAACTCATTCTATTACACAAGGCAGTACAACGCTGCTCTAGGAAATTATTTAAAGTTAACCGATGATTATGAAGCAAAAGAAAAGGCTATTGGTCGTCTAGAGCCTGAAAATTCGGAACACCAAGAAATCTACCAAACTCTTACTGCACTTTATAACAATATAGGCGCGGTCTACGAAAAGAAACAAGATACTATCAATGCCCTAAAATACTATTGGAAATCTATGGAAACTGCAAGAAGGATTGGCATTGTTAGCGAAATCGCAACGTCTAACAAAGATTTGGTCTTTGCTCGTGCTCGTTTGGAAAGAGAACCACTACTAGAAGACTGGCTACCGCCTACTTTGGATCGACTGAAAGACTTACAATAGTAGGTTTATTTATTTCGATTTTTAAATCTTTCGATTAAACCTAAAATGATAAAGTAGAAAGTTTCCCATATCCTACGAATGCGATAGGGACGAGAGATAATTCTCCATAACCAAGCAAGTCCTCTCGCCTTAAAATATTCGGGTGCTTTTTTATCGGCACCAGATAGCATATCTAAGGCGCCACCTACACCAACCACAAGAGCCTTACCAAAAAACCCAGTATTGTTTTCTATCCAAATCTCTTGGGCAGGAAAGTCCATTGCTAGAAAGATAATGTCGGGGCTAGTTTTACGTATGGCTTCTTTTACACGCATCTCTCTCTGTCGGTCTAAGTGGCCCGCTTGGCGACCTACAATGCGTACTTTGGGAAAATGACGAGTCAGATTGAAATAGACCTTTTCAATGATGTCATCTTTGGAGCCGAAGATAAAGATT harbors:
- a CDS encoding WecB/TagA/CpsF family glycosyltransferase, translated to MKQPSEIVHNSSKEERDILLEYQNIDVQKLTTLSILGVPVDNVTIDESIAKLFRILEKKEAMHYVLFLDPIKLMRMRPGKPLHRITQKAGTILVEGAGINWMSGGRLKDRIPPIAVMMDLIRLAELKEFTIFIFGSKDDIIEKVYFNLTRHFPKVRIVGRQAGHLDRQREMRVKEAIRKTSPDIIFLAMDFPAQEIWIENNTGFFGKALVVGVGGALDMLSGADKKAPEYFKARGLAWLWRIISRPYRIRRIWETFYFIILGLIERFKNRNK